One segment of Gymnogyps californianus isolate 813 chromosome 23, ASM1813914v2, whole genome shotgun sequence DNA contains the following:
- the DUSP26 gene encoding dual specificity protein phosphatase 26, protein MAFLSRFSRNGTRSPSRGSREERNNHPILSVFELERLLYTGKTACNHADEVWPGLYLGDQDIAANRRELAHLRITHILNASHSKWRGGAEYYEGTGIRYLGIEAHDSPSFDMSPYFYPAADFIHQALNEGRILVHCAVGVSRSATLVLAYLMIRHHMPLVEAIKTVKDHRGIIPNRGFLRQLVALDNALRLKRSA, encoded by the exons ATGGCTTTCCTGTCCAGGTTCTCCAGGAATGGCACCAGGTCGCCAAGCCGGGGCTCACGGGAAGAGCGCAACAACCACCCCATCCTCAGCGTCTTCGAGCTTGAAAGGTTGCTGTACACGGGAAAGACAGCCTGTAATCACGCTGATGAGGTCTGGCCAGGACTCTACCTGGGCGATCA AGATATAGCGGCCAACCGGCGCGAGCTGGCTCACCTGCGCATCACCCACATCCTCAATGCCTCGCACAGCAAGTGGAGGGGGGGTGCTGAGTACTACGAGGGCACGGGCATCCGCTACCTGGGCATCGAGGCCCATGATTCGCCTTCCTTCGACATGAGCCCCTACTTTTATCCTGCAGCTGACTTCATCCACCAAGCGCTGAACGAAG GAAGGATCCTTGTGCACTGTGCTGTCGGGGTGAGCAGGTCAGCCACCTTGGTCCTCGCCTACCTCATGATCCGCCACCACATGCCCCTTGTAGAAGCCATAAAGACGGTCAAGGACCACCGCGGTATCATCCCCAACCGAGGTTTCTTGCGCCAGCTGGTCGCCCTGGACAATGCCCTGAGGCTGAAGAGGAGCGCGTGA